From a region of the Ammospiza nelsoni isolate bAmmNel1 chromosome 26, bAmmNel1.pri, whole genome shotgun sequence genome:
- the LOC132084053 gene encoding probable non-functional immunoglobulinn kappa variable 1-37, producing the protein MRRARAAALAAPAVLLIVAAVRAQVQQEPFLETTEGTGINITCTHSKKLSGDYIHFYRQLPGKSPEFLALTARGSKPLSDTAGSLSMSEDGSSSWLWLAEPRRGDAAVYYCTLGATGRGAGAAAGHEPPRAGPEPNTGTGTGTGTDTGNGYRYRSPNGTGTDTTIDTGTVIDPSGASRGNLSNIQKNKCQDLAALQALQGDNA; encoded by the exons aTGCGGCGGGCTCGGGCCGCGGCGCTGGCGGCGCCGGCTGTGCTGCTGATCG tggctgcagtcAGAGCCCAAGTGCAGCAGGAGCCATTCCTGGAGACCACCGAGGGCACCGGCATCAACATCACCTGCACACATTCCAAGAAACTAAGCGGCGATTACATCCATTTCTACCGTCAGCTCCCGGGCAAAAGCCCCGAATTCCTCGCCCTCACAGCTAGAGGTTCCAAGCCACTGTCGGACACTGCAGGATCGCTGTCGATGTCGGAGGACGGGAGTTCGAGCTGGCTGTGGCTCGCTGAGCCCCGGCGCGGGGACGCGGCCGTGTATTACTGCACGCTGGGGGCCACGGGCAgaggagccggggctgcggccgggCACGAACCgccgcgggcggggccgg AACCGAACACAGGCACCGGCACTGGGACCGGCACAGACACCGGCAATGGATATCGGTACCGATCCCCCAATGGGACCGGGACCGACACCACCATCGACACCGGCACCGTCATTGACCCGAGcggggccagcagggg TAACCTGTCAAACATCCAGAAGAACAAATGCCAGGATTTAGCAGCGCTGCAAGCGCTGCAGGGAGACAACGCTTGA